The Chrysoperla carnea chromosome X, inChrCarn1.1, whole genome shotgun sequence genome includes a region encoding these proteins:
- the LOC123302945 gene encoding secreted RxLR effector protein 161-like, with the protein MKYPPPMELGMITSQENYINDKPLEKSKPYREAIGSLLYLAIISRPDISFAVNYLSRYNSKPMKTHWKMIKRIFAYLKGTIKFRISFNGSSQLIAYTDSDYGGDVNTGHSTSGVLIMRGGPIVWYSQKQRLVATSTAEAEYRAAVSSIDDVCWLRRIGKELNILEIEEPTTLFIDNQSAIHMLKNMSDGKITKGKKHIDISRKFIQEHIEKTVKLKHVKSSDQLADILTKPLARKIFQNLRSKIIMEEC; encoded by the coding sequence ATGAAGTATCCACCCCCAATGGAACTAGGAATGATAACAAGTcaggaaaattatataaatgataaaccaTTAGAAAAATCAAAACCGTATCGGGAAGCAATAGGAAGTTTACTATATTTAGCAATAATTTCACGTCCTGATATTAGTTTTGCAGTGAATTATTTAAGCAGATATAACAGCAAGCCGATGAAAACCCATTGGAAAATGATTAAACGAATTTTTGCCTATTTAAAAGGcacaataaaatttagaatttctttTAATGGAAGTAGTCAACTTATTGCCTACACAGATTCCGATTATGGAGGAGATGTAAATACGGGACACTCAACTAGTGGAGTACTTATTATGCGTGGAGGTCCTATTGTATGGTATTCTCAAAAACAACGTCTTGTAGCTACATCGACTGCAGAGGCTGAATACAGAGCTGCCGTTTCTTCAATTGATGATGTCTGTTGGTTACGTCGAATTGGTaaagaattgaatattttagaaattgaagAACCTACTACATTATTTATCGACAATCAGTCTGCAATacacatgttgaaaaatatgtcagatggaaaaataacaaaaggaaAGAAACATATAgatatatcaagaaaatttattcaagaaCACATtgaaaaaacagtaaaattgaAACATGTTAAAAGTTCGGATCAATTAGCTGATATTCTTACCAAACCACTTGCAAGAAAAATTTTCCAGAATCTacgatcaaaaataattatggaGGAGTGttga